The genomic window TCTCTGTGCTGATGGGCCTGATGTCATTACAGAGCCCTAGGCCATTTCTCCCGGTGTTTGCGGTCCATTTattgcgacacacacacacacacacacacacacacacacacacacacacacacacacacacacacacacgggccatCAGGGAGGCCATCCCATCCCAATCATTCAAACACTGCAAGCGCTTCCCAATGCTGAGGGATGGATAAAATATCCAACAACAATTTTCCGGTAGGTATTAGCTTAACATTTCTCCTCTATTCCCTGATCATTATAAACCAGTGAACATCAGTCATGGGCTCTTTACCTTATCTCCATGTGTCCATTTGACCACTCAACTCCTCCAAACCCCATCCCCAACTCCCTTTAAAAACAATTTGCTATTTGACATACAGGAATAACTATTGATTGACGGCTCGTATTACCGGAGGTTTGGGCAATGCAATGTTGCCAGGAGAGACTAATTCATTAATTTATCAATATTTATATTTGCAAAGGTTACTGAATTAAGCACTAAGATTGGATTGCTATAGAATTGACTGTCAGCAGGAAGAGAGTGACCGTTTCTTTAACAGAATCAAACCAGTTTGTGTTTCAGACAACTTCCTACACAGCTCCTTATCAGAAGCTAAGATATTGGGCACTCTTTTCCAACTAATAtagagcagaggaggctggtgggaggagctataggagaacaAACTCATTGTGATGACTGGAATGGAATAACTGGAATGGAgtcatgtgtttgatactgttccattaattccattccagccattacaatgagcctgtcctcctatagctcatcccaccagcctcctctggtgtacaGAGTAAGATACTGTACAGTATACCATTAGGACTGTGCATTTTCTCAATTGATCACAAAATAGACTGTGACTCAAATATCGTTGCAAGAAATATTGTCCAATAAGGCAAAGAGAGGTAGGTGTGTGTATTTACCTGGCTGGTACCTCTATGTTGGAAATGGCGTAGAAGTATTTGAGGAGGTTGTCTTTCTGGACATAGGTTCCCCCCAGGGCCGGCCTCAGCAGCCTCAGTCTCAGGTTGGTGAAAGTGAAGAAGTCCCTCAGGCCTTTCATACTCTCCATGCGTGTGTACAGACTGTCCATGTTGAGCAGCTTGGGCCCCGTGAAGATCGTGAAGCGCGCCATCACCTCGAAGCGCAGCACCTTCTCGTTCTTGGAGCCCACCCAGCGAGAGTACTGCTCTGTGCAGATGACCCGCGTTACATTAGTGGCCGACAGGTCCTGCACCCGCTTCGCGGGCATGCCGAAGGCATCCATGCAGTCGTCGGCATAGAACTGGTAGGGCTGCCAGGTGCGCCCTTTATCTAGGGACTTGTCCAGCACCATCATGGTGGGGCGGCCATACTCGAAGGTGACCTGAATGTCGTCGGTCAGCTCCAGGCTCTTGTTCCAGGCCAGAGAGATGTTGGCCAGCAGGGGCTCCGGGTAGCGGCTCCACGTCACCGTCTGCCAGTAGGTGATGAGGCCGCTGCGCTCACGATCCTGCATCAGCTGGGGAGGGTGAGCCAGGTCCGGGTTGGAGGCATCACACTCGTCACTACACAGGTAGGGGTTCTcctgaaagagggagaggggggaaagaaaACTGGTCAATGTTGGAAAACACTGTTCGTCTCCCTTCCCCGTTAGAAAATAGAAAACATTTACTAGCTCATCATCTGTTAACATTCTAAATTCACACGGAGTGAGTTTTGTTAATATTCAGCATAGAATATATGAATTATAAGAATGGCTCCCTAAAAGGTTCCCACATTCTCAAATTAGGCTACACAACTGATGTTTTTAATAGTATTTCTTGGTTCTTTGCATGTCTTTGCAAATGAGAAACAAGTCAGATAAAATAAGAAACTAACATTCTCATTATCTTATATAGGCTACTAGCCCCACCAAAAAAAAATACACCCAAGCAACATGAAACAACCGGGAAACAGATTTTCCAAAACAATCTGGTCAACCTCAGGTCCCCTTGAGACCATGTCTGTGTGCTTGTCCCAACATGTTAACATGCTCACCATATGTCCCCATTAAACAGTTTGTGAGCTCTGTTTGGTGAATAGCCATCAGGGAATTCCTACATACAGGGTAATAATTGCACATAATCTGGTTATAATGGCACTAATTTAATGCACATTGTAAATTACAGTGTTGCACTGAATCAAATTACATCATCACTCCAAAAAAGATCAGCGAGACTACGGAAATGCGTTGCATACCTAATAGTCTGACATTATGTAGCTTCAACAGTGTCGTAGATGTTTCACTTTACCCGTAACTGTAACACTGCTCTACTGACACACATGGATTACACACAGAACGGATTAACATGGGGGGTTGCCTACCATGTGGTCATCCCTGACCTCTAAATCCCAGTGTCACATTGGTCGGCCTAAGTGCAAACTGTCCCAAGTCTTGTCATCAACAGTCATCCTCACCCACACGGTTTCCAGGCCTGGGTTCAGATACTATTTGAAATGTTCTCAAATActgtatctgtgcttgattgagcttgcctgttgcaatTTAACCAATAGAAAATTCCAAAaatggcactccaggcaggctattggcagtagaatggccttactaaagagctcagtgactttcaacgtggcaccttaataggatgccacctttccaacaagtcagttcgtcagatttctcccctgctagagctgccccggtcaactgtaagtgctgctattgtgaagtggaaacgtctcggagcaacaacggctcagctgtgaagtggtaggccacacaagctcacagaacgggaccgccgagtgctgaagtgcgtagcgagTAAAAATCTTATTTTCTGCAGTTGCAAAACTCCCTACTGAGTTCCAaagtgcctctggaagcaacgttagcacaagaattgttcgttgggagcttcatgaaatgggtttccatggctgagcagccaagcactggctggagtggtgtaaagttcgccgccattggactctgggtatggcagatgccaggagaacgctacctgcctcaatgcatagtgccaactgtaaagtttggtggaggaggaataatggtctggggttgtttttcatggttcaggctaggccccttagtttcagtggagggaaatcttaacactgcagcattacaatgacattctagacgattgtGTGCTTTCAAGTTTGTTAGGGGAAgaccctttcttgtttcagcatagcaatgcccccatgcacaaagcaaggtccatacagaaatggtttgttgagatcagtgtggcagaacttgactggcctgcacagagccctgacctcaaccccatcaaacacctttgggatgaattggagcgcctactgcgagccaggcctaattgcccaacatcagtgcccgacctcactaatgctcttgtggcttaatggaagcaagtccctgcagcaatgttctaacatctagtggaaagcctccatattaatgcccatgattttggaatgagatgttcgatgaacaggtgtccacatacttttggtaatgtactgtacattctTTCCCCTTTATGTCAATGGTGTTATGAGAGCCACACACAACAGGTGCTCAAGCCAGAGCCTCAGCTTCTTCTACCTTTAGCCCACAATCCTTGCCGCCACCTGCAGAGCACACAAATCCAGTCCAACTGCTACACCAGGTGGCTTTCACCACTAAACCGCTCCAGCAATTATCCACACTGGATTCCTGTCACAGTTAAAGAGCAACCCAGTGCTAAGCAGACTGTTTGCCCACTTCTCAGTGACAGCCGCAGGGAATTCATAATggatctcttgctctctcttgcacACACACTCGAGGAGAACCACGAACTTTGATCCCCTTTCACTGGCCAATAGGTTTCTTGTGTGTTTGAGACAATCCAACATTCTATCCTCAATGACAGAGGGTTTTTCCTCTCTGCTAGAGTGGAAGCCCTCCACTGATCTCCCCTTTACGCTGTGGTTTGATGGCATTAGGAAGGCAGCTCCATCAATGAGGTTCAGACACCCTGACTGTGAGTGGCTGGGGATCACTGACCTCTTTCCTGAAGATGACCTGGCCAGTTTATTCACTGAGTCAGAGTCCAGTTGACATTGTTAAGTCCAATCAGAAGGACATCTGTGGACCTGCACTGACCGAAATAGATGGTAAGGATGAGGAAGAGACAGAAAGTGTGTGGTGgggaaatggagaggagaggtcaTGTAAGAGGAGACGAGTCGAGACGAGAGGACCAGGATGATAAAACTAGAAAGGCAGTTGAGCCCAGAGATTTGAACGGTACCTCAGTCCACAAACATGCCCAACTACATTGGTGTAGATGGGGAGCATTGAGCCATGTACTGTATAGGAAGCTAGTGTTTAGATTTGCTATTCCCTCAACTGGTGAGAAGCGTTTCCTCGCTTGACTTAATTAATGTGAAGGAAGCTCCTGATACAATATCTGGAAAACAGCAGGCTAATTATACCAGAGACAAAACAGGCCGCACAAGACCCTCACCTGTCCCAGCATGGGCCACTGGCTACTGTTTTTAATCTGCGCGCgcgcgcactcacacacacacaccatttcacACTGTATTATGTTCATAGCACTATAAAAAGCTGTTCAGATCAGCATAAATTAGAATGTAATCAATCAAAAACCTTTTTTGAAAAATATTGTAATTCCCTGAAAGGATGACAGAGGATTACCATACGCACAACTTAATTTGAAGAATCCTCCAAGACCTGCAGTGACATGAAAACAGGCGAATGGAGATTATTGCATGTGGGCATAGCGAAACGGGATGAAATCGCTACCCTTTGGGAGCACGGGATGGGGGCTGAAGCTGCCAAGACTCATGTAAAATGAATGACACAGGACAAAACTGACCAAAGCTGCACGTTAGTGACAATACATTAACTCTACACCGGTAGGATAAATATGGTGACATATCCTCACATGATCTAatctaaacatttattttaacctACTTCAAATAGTGTACCAAATTGAAATGCTTCCTATAGCGCACTCCCCTGCTGTGCTGTAACCTGCACTGCTGTTTTTAGTTCCGGCTGTTTGTGCATTTTAAAATGAGCAAATGCAATGTGGGGCGGGATTATATCTAATATGTTGCGACCGTTACTGTTGAAAAAGAGTCCTTGTAATTAATCATTTGAGCTCATAGGATGGAGAGTGGCAGTGATGCCCCACTTCAGTTATGGACACTGTCTGGCTCCTCTCTTCGTCTTTCAATGTGTGTATAATTACATCAGTAGTGGGTCGAGATTTGTCATTTTGCTtagctccctccctccttccctcctctgctCATTAAGCGATGCTACATACAGAGTGCAGTCCCCTCGCAGCACCAGCTAACATCATGcatggcggggggggggggggggggggggggcaaagcaCTGACTAAAAATGCAACGGCATCTCCTGTGGGCCTAGTGGCTGAAATGTGCTCTAAATCATTCATGAGCCGCAAAGCTTTCCAACGAAAGCCAGCATACTCAATCTGGAGATGGCTTATTCTAAATCAATGATGTTGCTTTCCGAAAGGAAAGCGTGAAAAATGTTGTCAATTGAGTGCACTCCTTCAATATCTAAAGTACAAATCATGTAATTGATGTAAAATAGGCTACAGAACACTATCATATTGCACTGTAAgagttatggcaagtctaaatatgTGACTGTGTCTAGCTGTATTGGGTAGCCCTTTGGTAATGGACCACTCATGGCACATTTACCTTTCCATAAAATGAATGGTCAGATCACTGGAGGAACGATAATTTACCAAAGAGCTTCTTGCCATAGAAGCACGTCGACACTGAGTCTTCATTCTTCAACAGCACAGTCAACAGGAGGCCACTTTACATTTCATAAAATGTTCATGACTAGACTACTTTGGGGCCAAAGAGAGGCCAACAAGTCTTTCACTTTAAAATGGTCAATGGTCATTAAGAATCCTATTGTGGCTGATCAGCATTTCTTGAAGTAGTAGGCTTACCAGTATGCCAACAGCCACACCACCCTGCTGCATCCCTGGCTTCCATctaaagctaagcagggttggacCTGGTCAGGGCTTGGATGGGAGAATGCATGGCAAAATCAAGTTGCTGCTGGAATTGATGTTGGAGAGCCAGTTGAGGGTTGTAAGGGGAACAAATTCCCCCGGGGGGGAAGTGATGAGGACGCTACCCTGCAAAGGGTGCCTTTCATTAGATGAGACTTAAACCCTGACTGTCTGTCCGGACATCCTGTGGTCTCCAAAGATCCCGTATCACTCATGGCAAGAGATAGGATGGTACCCATGTCCTGGCTAAAGTCCCAACCTGGCTCATGCTATCATAGCTCTCACGAATTATCCCCAGCTTCAATTTGGCAAAATCCATGCTAACCTCTCCACTACCACAGCCAATGTGTGGTTCGTAATCTGGCACAAAAAAAGCTGCGGTTGGCATTACACAGGTAGATGCTACATATTGCTGAATGTTTAGTTGCAATGTGATGATCATAATTACCATTGGTGATATTTAGGATGTTAAAAGTGACTTGTCTCTTACCACAAAGACAGATGCTCAAATCAGAGTGAGTGATTGACAAGTCTAAGGCTATATAACAATTGATAACCAGGAGTTTCAGATAACACACTATAAAAAGTGTACACGGTATGCTTTGTGATCATGGTTTGATCGTCCTCTCTTCATGGGTTCCAAAAGTACAACCCAGCTGGACAAATCATACATTTGCTTATTTTACAATCAAGCCCTCGGCTGGATTCCCACAGCAACATTGTCAGCCTCTCTTATAGAAATTAAGCTCACCCATGTCAGCACTCACAAAAACAGGAGCAtaccatatatatacagtacacacacaagcCAACAGCTTTACAGGATACAAAATACTACATATACATGTACATTTAAAGCCCTAAAGTTACTATTCATATGAGCTCATAGTGTTGCATCGCTCATATTGCTAGAGTGTTAAACAGTGTTATAAATAAAGGGTATCACTCAAGGTGTGAGTCCCTGTAGGGAGGCACAAACATAATAACAAACCTAATCTAATGATATTTATGAGACAAACAAAATTAACTTGGTTAAATAACCTGATATACTGTAGTGTGGACCTATTGTGTTTCAttctgaaaacagcaggtctaagCAAAAATGATTTGTTTTATTGAATATTGCTGCTGCTATATTTTTTCATTTAGTCATATTTAATATTTATAGACAATATAAATagtatgtttattttattatttaagtTATTCTATAGCACTATTCTGTTCTAATCTATTCTGTTGGTTTATACAACggttgggtctaatcctggatgctgattggataAAACCGCATTCTAGCTGatgtctattccacaaattaccaccaGCTAAAGCTATTGCGTTGAAAAGCCTATTTGCTCTGTTCCATCTCAGTGCGCAATTCACTGTCGGGGgggctcttgtggctgaatagaagcaactccccgcagcaatgttggtggaaagcctttccagaaaagtggaggctgttgcAGCAGCaaagggaccaactccatattaatgcctataattttggaatgagatgttcgacgagcaggtatccacatacttttgggcaTGTAGTGTATCTATTGGGGCAGTGAttccaaaataaatgtaattgtgTCTTGAAGTCTTGTTTGCATTTTCACTATAATAACAAGTAGCCTACTGAAAGTAAGTATGAGTTGTCTCATAGAAAAAGGTACATATTCCTGCCATCTTGTTCGAAATCAAAGTTTCTCATCTCATATCTAGGATCAGATACCCTAACGATATCCTAATTTCTAGAAAACCTTCCATGTCAGTTTTTCATCACTTTGATAGACAAAACTTCAACAAAGTGTAGGCCGATAAAAATAATCTAAGTATAAAACTAGTGCTGGCGTTACATCAACTGAATTCAAACTTAAACTTACCAGGGTACAGAACCTCTCCGGGGGGTTGCCGCAAGTGATGCCAGGAGGATCCACCCTAATTTGCATGAACTCCTTCATAGCCATTGGTTTGGGCTGGCACGCATAAAACTCCCATGTTGGTCCATTGTCTGTACTAACCAGCGACTTGCATATGTCATACTGGCCAAGTGTCAGAGTAACAAAGTGCAAAAGAAAAAGCACCTGTGAGAGCATGGCACTCGTAGAGACCACACCCATGGTCCAAGACCGAGAGTCCGGAGGGAAGAGGTGCCACCGTCGGTCCACACAGGGAGAGGATCAGCTTGGAATCCGGTTGGTTTTCATGTTGGGAGAGACACCTGCCGCTTGCAGgatacagccttacaactctGCTGGTTTTGTATACAAATGTATGCCTGCCTAAATAAGTTACACGTACTTCTGTTTTGAAGTATTTGTTAACCTACGTTAAAAACAATTCAATTAAAGTATTACTTTCAATTATAGTTACAATAACTTTTATTAGAAATGTATACAATGCTAATCTTTCTCAGATCGACCCCCTTTGGCACTCCAGGCAAGCCATGCTAAAAGCAGTCGATATGTCCATGAGTAGACCATTGAGAATATTCCCGCTGTCCACTCAGAAGCTCTCTAGATGAGATTTTGTTGTGTAGAATGTCAGTCAAAGGAAGTATTTACATGCTCCATCGTTGGCTATATTGAGAAGGAGAAAATACAATAATTTATTAAACATTTAACTTTTTTGGGGAAATTGCCACTCACATTTCCAGACAAAAAAAGGCAAACTAAAACTATATCTAATAGGCTACTGCTACTTTACAGACTATTTTATTTCGTTTTTACAACTAGCAATTAGGTTAAACATATCTTTCATTAGAGGAACTTGAACCCATTTGAAATCTGTTAAAATTAATATCGGTAGGCTATACCgtagtttaaaaataaataatattgtaACTTTTCACGTTTGTTTCCACAACCAATCTATATTCACAAGACTACCCTAATTAATGAATTTCCCAAACAAAACTGCAAGTAAAAAAAGATATACCCTAGTCCCCAGAGACGGATGTCTGTTGCGCTCTTGGGTTTGTCAACTATTGCCATCAGAGGTAACATAACTGTCGATAACTTCTCCCAGGCAGATGGTGACAGACCTAGGCTGTAGTCTACAATTggcaaataaaaataacaaatttgATCAACTTGGATCATGTTTGGACTTGTCCTATAAATGTGGACAACTGATGTTCTCGACGTTGATGCTCTTTCCAAACCTCTGAAATTCTCTGAAGTGTGTAGCCTAATGCTGCCTTCAAATGTAGGCTATAATGGTTGATTATAAGAAATAACTGTGGCAAGTCACTGGTTGCAAGATTATAAGCTCTCACTATACAATTTTGAAGGTGCACTGTTACAACAGTTACTATCCTCTATGTTCACGGTGGAACTCGAACACTTACCAAATTGCTCCGGGAAAATATGATCATTCTGTCATGGGTGCATCCTTTGCATTCTAAAGCCTCAGCATTGGTTCGTCGTTGAAATAAAGCTTAACGTTACCGTATTCCCTTCTGTAAGAGGATTAGATGAGATGCTCTCCCCTTCTGTTTGTTTCCCTTCTGTTTTTATACTTTTGAGGAAAGCAGTGCGTTGTTAGGATGGTATCCTATACATCCCGTACGCACAATAGTTGACTTCTTGTTCGAAATATATTATATTTCAATACTTTTTCAGAAGTGGTACTGCCTCAATTAATGTTCCATTACTTTTTGCGATTTCGGTTTTGTCCTAGGCGCTCAAGGGCAGAAGGAAAGAGCTCGCTCtcgctcggtctctctctctctcgacctcacTTTCCCCTATGCATAAACACACTCGCTTATTTCATAAATTCCCTCCTGCCATTGTTCTCCTGCTCCCTTTTCGTTTCCATATTTAGCTATCAGTATCTGATTTGCAAACTACGTGTGTGTGAAGCAGCTACGCAACTTTTACCGGTCAGAAATATAACCACCCCATGAGCCGATCGGGCTACCCGTCCTGCTTAAAGGAGCAGCTCAAAAATCACTTAAGGCAGACATAAGGATCTCTAGTTTTCGCTAAGCAATAGGCTAACACAAAACTGTTTAACAGTTAAACTTGAAGTTCCTATATGGCTCTTAAAGCATAGCGTATTCATCTTCTACACAGTGCAGGCGTCCCCAATTTTGTAACGTTTTCTCTTAAGCGGATGGTCAGAGGCCAGAACAtagttataaataatttgtacactgcaaattgactgcaagaatcccaaacaaatagtatttgacaaaaacagaatcatttcaaaccttgattacattgggatACGATCGCATATGCCTCTATTGATGTGTGGGAATAATTGGGAACGGATTTCCTCAATTAAAATCCctttgagctgatttcctggtgattttacagtgAAAATTATACATATAAAAAAATAGCTAATTtataggatatatatatatatatatatcagaaaACCTGGGTGGCCAAATAAAATCAACCACGGGCCAAATTTGGCCATGGTTGATTTTATTTGGCCACCCAAGTTCTGAGCAAAACATAAATTGCCTATAAAATTGGCTATATAGTTTTTTATATGTATAATTTTAGCAAACTATAACTTATGCTATTTACATTGTTgacaattgcattagcctacttaATACCCAATTagtaaaaacacatttttaaaaaaagcAGCCAAAACCCTTAATTTGCAACTTCTGGGTGGGTGTAATTGAAGTAACAGCATCAAAGGGGGCTTCTCATGGAAGAACACTAAGTtgagctgtccatggtcctgatgCCTGGCCACACAGACCAATGGGTGTAAACAGCCTACACATTTCTACAGGTCATCTGAGGCCAAAttgtcacagacagacacgcacactgaCAATGCACAATGTTTGTAGACAGCAATATAAAGGTAGTTAAACACGATTTAAGAAGTAGTTTAATGGGAAATGTATACTGGCAGTAAGAAAATGAGAAGACAGCAGGCACGGAAAGAGAGAACTACATTTCCCTTGCTACGCACCGCATCTCGATGACGGTGTTTATGCGACGTTCATCTCAGCGTGCGGAAAAAATGGCGGACGCAATGAACGTTGGTGTGAATTTAGAAGCATTTTCTCAAGCAATAAGTGCTATTCAGGCACTTCGTTCAAGTGTAACAAGGGTTTTTGACTCTCTGAAAGATGGGATGAAAAACAAAGAAACCCTCGAAGGACGCGAAAAGGTTTTTATTACCGAGTTTCAAGATAACCTGCAGTCTGTGAATCGCGACTTGAAGTGAGTAGCTGTAACGTTaagtgctaacgttagctaggtacaTCTTTGCTGTAAACACACAAGTTAGCGTGCTAGATAGGCGTGAGGAATGAATGTTATCCAACTAAAAAGTTACTTCCAACTAGCTAGTATCCATGACTTGGCTGAAGTGTAAATGGTGTGTGTGCAACGTTAGCCTAGCTTACAGACCATAGCTAAATAAAGTGTACGCGCGCAAGTGAAATATCATAGCAACTAAACGTTAGCTAGCAAAAA from Salmo trutta chromosome 9, fSalTru1.1, whole genome shotgun sequence includes these protein-coding regions:
- the LOC115199782 gene encoding netrin-G2 isoform X2 yields the protein MGVVSTSAMLSQVLFLLHFVTLTLGQYDICKSLVSTDNGPTWEFYACQPKPMAMKEFMQIRVDPPGITCGNPPERFCTLENPYLCSDECDASNPDLAHPPQLMQDRERSGLITYWQTVTWSRYPEPLLANISLAWNKSLELTDDIQVTFEYGRPTMMVLDKSLDKGRTWQPYQFYADDCMDAFGMPAKRVQDLSATNVTRVICTEQYSRWVGSKNEKVLRFEVMARFTIFTGPKLLNMDSLYTRMESMKGLRDFFTFTNLRLRLLRPALGGTYVQKDNLLKYFYAISNIEVPARCKCNLHAGQCTFREGSLQCDCEHNTTGQDCTRCERGFKARSWKPGSYLPTPNGSPNICDAAGTLGTPTIVQTPPTTTPELATTAKPPTDQLPTITTIMAGGKATTVVVSDGQAECLSKRLCLKWQRIPYIQYIAYIVHYYRALWALVKSSALHGIKCNRTQP
- the LOC115199782 gene encoding netrin-G2 isoform X1, whose translation is MGVVSTSAMLSQVLFLLHFVTLTLGQYDICKSLVSTDNGPTWEFYACQPKPMAMKEFMQIRVDPPGITCGNPPERFCTLENPYLCSDECDASNPDLAHPPQLMQDRERSGLITYWQTVTWSRYPEPLLANISLAWNKSLELTDDIQVTFEYGRPTMMVLDKSLDKGRTWQPYQFYADDCMDAFGMPAKRVQDLSATNVTRVICTEQYSRWVGSKNEKVLRFEVMARFTIFTGPKLLNMDSLYTRMESMKGLRDFFTFTNLRLRLLRPALGGTYVQKDNLLKYFYAISNIEVPARCKCNLHAGQCTFREGSLQCDCEHNTTGQDCTRCERGFKARSWKPGSYLPTPNGSPNICDAAGTLGNCECYGHSNRCSYIDFINIVTCVSCKHNTRGQNCQHCRLGFFRNVSAELDDENVCIECNCNQLGSFHARCNDTGFCQCRDGSIGPKCEDCLPGYSWRQGCSPNVCDDEFLLCQNGGTCFQNQKCLCLPEYKGVLCEQLLCEGERGCSGASASYVSLAAMLSCLLANALLKIVTAC